CGGAGCCGGCTGAGattgcgcggcgtggagacgaaggaGACGCGGTGGCCGCGCGCCACCAGGCGCTCCGCAAGCTCCAGCAAGGGGATCATGTGCCCGAACGCGAGCCACGGGAAGATGACGATGTgcatgggcgaggaggaggagcgggcaTCGGCGTTGGCGGCCATGGTCCTACTCCTAGCAGTATCGCTCCAGGTGGTGGTGGATCGGCCTGTGATGATGTCTAGCCTCGATGGAGTGTCTATATAGTGAGTGAGCCGAGAGCTGTTGATCTTGGCCTGGGTGGCGTGGAGCGGCGTGCACCGCGCATGGCAACTACTAGAGCTTCTTCTCCATCCGCTCGGCCATGGTGGTGGTTGGCAGATCATTGCTCCATCCACTAGGCCATGGTGGTGGCCCATGACATCATGGGATAGCTCTCTTTCACTGCTCACATGCAATTAATACACTTGCAACAAGCTGTGGCGGAACGTTGAGGAGGAGGATGCCTTTCTTTGGCCCTGGAGCGCTACGGGATCGTACAGTGCTAAATCCACTTACAAGATGCTTTGCCAGGGCATGACTCGGTTTGCCGCCGCTTACTGCATTTGGAGAAGTTGGACGCCTCTCAAGTGTAAAATCTTTCGCGTGGCTTGCCTCTCAGTGCCGGCTCTGGACCTCGGATAGGCGTGCGAGACACGGACTTAAAGAAACGTCCTCGGCATGCTTTACGTGCTGCCAAGATGAGGACACAGCGGATCATATCCTCGCTAGATGCGTTTATGCGGCGCAAGTTTGGAGTGGTTGCTTCCAATGGTTACAAATCAACATACAAATCCCAAGCCCAGAGGACACCTTCATGGGATGGTGGGCCAACGCTAAGAAGTCCTTCCATGGTAAGCTCAAGAGAGATTTTGACTCCTTTGTCATCTTGACCGCGTGGCATCTATGGAAACAAAGAAACGCAAGAGTGTTCAACCGGATTGATCAAGTACGCACGGACACTAACCTTGTCCAGCTCATCCACGAGGAGATCAAGCTTTGGAAGAACGCGGGTATAGGAGTTGAGGGTTTAGATATATTTGTGAGAGAGTAATCTTTGTGTCTTTTTTTCGGAGTTGAAGTCCGATGTACCCCCGTCTTAGCACGGGTACTTGTAAAACTCTCTTTCTTTCTTCTATAATTAAAAATACGGTATGACTTTGGCGTACTCTTGAAAAAAAAAGATGGCCTTCATTTTTTTTTCAACCGGGCACTGCCACTTTCTATTAACTAGATGATTTCCCACACGTTGCAGCGGAAAATAAGCTATTAAAAAATTAGATGTAGACAATTAACAAATCTTGAGGATAGTATAAAAAATTGTTATGCTAGCACGATAAAAAATACAAACTAATGATCGCATGTTTGGTGTTAAACCCTTAATGGTTATGATATCATATAGTGAACGAAAAAAAAGTCAAAGCTGCCAACTTCCTTATGATCAGTTGTGCTACACATTAAAACAACAGttttgctatttcacatctagatgtgaaataactATCTCACATCTAAGCTATGGTCCATTGGATCAATTTGTCTTCAAGATTCGCGCAATGTCATGTTTCTGTCTCGTGCGCTGGCTCGCGCCTCGTTGTTGCGCGCGGCGGGCCATGTACAATTTTTTTACGAGCGGGCGGGCCGATGCCTCTTTTATTTTTCCTGCATTATTGGACTGGTGGGCCGTTTGTTTGTCCACAGCAAGTGTATCGCCACTGTCCTCGCATTCCTCATCCTCTCCGTCCGGGCGGCGATTCCTTCAGGCGGCGGCGATTCTGGTGACAGAAGGCGGAGAGGAGAGAGCCGCAGCAGGTTCTtgcccccccaccccaccccaccccacccccgcgGAGCTGTTCCTGATTTGTTGTTGTTTGAAGAGTTTACCCCTCACGGAGCTGTTCCTGATTTGTTTTGACTGTCCATTTTCTTGTTTTTGTCGCACCTAGGGTTTCTTGTTCGTAGGTAGAAACATCAAGAACTCGTTATCTaaggatggcatgacatagttgCGTGGAGGGAGGAGGGGAAAATGTCTGAAACCTCATATTTTTGCTGTGAACGGTGCCATAAGATAGGTGTAGTTTTCTTAGAAGTTCAGAGATACAGTTGTAGGCTTTTTACTAGTGAGGTGTTGTAGAATTGAAGTTTTGCTACTGAACGGTGGCATCAGATAGTGTAGTTTTCTAGAGTTCTAGATGGATTATTTTATTATTAATTTTTGTTAGGAGATATTCTGGTGTCCAAAATTTATTTTTTCCATTTGTTCAGTTTACACATGTGGGTTTCAGTAACAGATTGGTGTTGTTTTCATTCAGAGTTAGCTTTGGTTTTTTTTTTTACCCATGTGGCCGTTGATAGTTGGTAGTACATTTTTTGTCCAGATGTATTTTTATCTTGAGTTTTTCTTGTAGTGTAGTTCTTTCTTTGTTGTCTGGTAGTTCTTTTGTTGGCAGTGTAGGTGTTGGTTCTGTAGTGTACTTCTTGTTTGGTAGTTATTTGTCAGGAGAGTACAATGAGATGATGCAAAATGCTACCAGTGTTGCGTTAGTCACACGGATTCAAGTTGCTTTAGGAGCACAAAATGGGCAACCTCCACCCTCCTCTTTTTTTTAGAATCAGCAAGTGATCTGAAATTCCAATGTCACATAATTAgttcattttgaattgaattaaggAGGGACAAAGGGTACTCTCAGTGAGTTTTTTCCTTGTGCATACGTACACACATGTGTGGCTCTTGTTCTCTCTGTTGTCTAGCTATCTTATTACCAATAAATCTGGGGGTAGCACATATGTTTTTATTTGTTGTCATTTTCCTTTTTCAGGTTCATGTCATATAATCAGCAGTTAAGCCATTTTTTCGTCGCTCTTTTTTTGGTAAGCAGGTGTCGTGTGGGTTTTGTGGGAACTTTTTCCAGAATGCCGAAGCTGTTGACTTCAACGTCCATGGGACGAGTTCCGCTCTTCAGCGGTAATCCAGTAGCACTTGCATGTGTGAACTATTTTATGATTTCATCTTTTTTTAAGCtagttttatacatatccatatctTAGGTGTTTTCCCTTCTTCTTTTGTCAGATGAAGTATGTTATGTCATATGTAATCTATCCACAGGGACGGCGAGTAGTGTGGTTGAAAACTTGATATAAGTTGCCTTTTCTGCTTTTTTTGTTTTTCGAAGCTATAGTATGTTTATTAGAAAAATACAGAAATTACAAAAAAAAGGCAAAACCAGTTGCAAGTCAACACTCGAATCGCAACCAGGGGCTTTTTTGGTAGTTGTagttgccccagttgcaagtccaaccTCGACTTGCAAACTGAGGTCCGAGTTGCAAGTCAACCCCCGACTTGCAACTCGGAGGGCTTTTTCATATTTTCTGTATTTTGCCCCTACTTGCAAGTCAACACTCGACTCGCAACTCGGGTCTTTTTTTATACTTTGTAGTTGCCTCATTTGCAAGTCAAGCCTCTACTTGTAACTGGAGGCCCGTCGACTTGCAACCCCGggattttttgtattttttgtaaCAGATTtgatatttcacatctagatgtgaaatagctaCCTCATATCTAACTCCACAGCCATTGGATCTCATCCTATCTTTAAGATTCGCGCAAGTTTTTTCTGTCCCGGTCGTGCGTTTCGCTCCCGTCGCTCGTTGAATCGTCCGTGCACGCGGCCCATCTGTAGTGGGTTGTGTTGTTTTTGCCTGTAGCGGGCCGTGTTGCTTTGTTGGGCTGGGGGCTGTTTGTTTGAGAGCAGGTTCTGGAGAGGAGGGGGCGGCGTTCATTTACCCCACTTTGTCTCCCGAAGCATTCACTTCGGCCGTTCCCCATTCCTCTTCTACCATTCCCCATTGCTCTGGGTAGTTGGTGCTAGAGGCACTGTGACttctggagagggagaaggagaaggagacgcCATCAATACTGAGTTGCATGTTcttctcccttgttcctctttttctTTTTGTAGTGTCCATGCGTTTTTGTGTTTCTTGCTCACTGATTTTAGCAGCATCTATCTAGGGTTTGCTCCTCAATGTCCCCAAATGTGGGTAGGGTTCGTTAGCACCATCCatcttctttgtttcttgtttATTTGTCCATTGATTCAGGGTTCTTTGCCCCGTCCAATCTCCCGAAATACGGGGTAGGGTTCATCAGATGTTCCATCTATCTNNNNNNNNNNNNNNNNNNNNNNNNNNNNNNNNNNNNNNNNNNNNNNNNNNNNNNNNNNNNNNNNNNNNNNNNNNNNNNNNNNNNNNNNNNNNNNNNNNNNNNNNNNNNNNNNNNNNNNNNNNNNNNNNNNNNNNNNNNNNNNNNNNNNNNNNNNNNNNNNNNNNNNNNNNNNNNNNNNNNNNNNNNNNNNNNNNNNNNNNNNNNNNNNNNNNNNNNNNNNNNNNNNNNNNNNNNNNNNNNNNNNNNNNNNNNNNNNNNNNNNNNNNNNNNNNNNNNNNNNNNNNNNNNNNNNNNNNNNNNNNNNNNNNNNNNNNNNNNNNNGGGGGGGGGGTTGTTCCTCAAATGTATACAGATATGGGAAGGGGGGATTTGAAGTAGATAAATTTTTCAGTGGGTTCCAGGGGTTAGGGTTTGGGTTTCAGATGGTTAGTGTGCAGAGAATAGCTTTTTTTGTTGTAGTTTTTGGGTGATTTTTAGTGTTAGGGTTTGTATGATGAACTATAGACAGTTTTTTTGTCCTGGTATACTCATCATTCTATAGATAGTTGATTTCTCCTGTTAAGAATTTTTGTAGAGTAGTGATAGCTTCTGcatgcattttctgtttttttttgtctTTTGGTGAGTATTTCTGGATCACTTGTGGCAGGCTGAAATCAACTTTTCTATCACTATTTAAGCATTTTGGATCACTTGTGCCAGGCTCAAGTCAAATTTTCTATTATTATTCAAGCAACTTTTTTTAGAAATAAAAGAGCTGAAGATAAACAAAGAAGCAGGTCACAAATGAATGAACCTGTACCatctcatttttttgtgcgtatttTGATCTACATAGGTTTTTGTGCTCAATCTTCCTAAAATATTTGGTAGCAGTTTGATGTTTTAAGTAGCGAAGTTTTCAGCTGTGCGGCTGCGTAGCTTATGTGTTCAGATAATTGAGTGCAATGATAGGATTTCCTTTTTTGATAGTTTCAGTCGGGGTTGGCACATTTTTTTTAAGTTTCCCTAGATGAAGTCTTGTGTCTGTAGGTAGGAAATGGGGTACTAACCATGTAGTTTTTGGTTTGATTTTTTTTACTTTTAGGTTCTGTTTTTGCTAAGCTAATTTTCACTCAGAGATAGTTATAATTTGTATCAATCAAGGTTTTTCATTTTATTGTTTTTTCAGTTTGTATCCATGTTTCGTGACATTTTACTTTTTGTCAGGCAGCGGCGATTGTGGGGAGCGAGAAGGGAAGTGGAGGGGACCACCATTCAAGTATGTGAACTACATGCGATTAAGTTATATGTGTTTTTTTCATTTGTTAGGCTATATGTGTGTTCAATATACTCTAATGTGGTGGTAATTTGTGTGTGCAGAGGATTAGGTGAAATGTTCAGTAGTTGatttttgtagtgttgtttgtagtATTCTACATATATAAGTTGGAGCAGCAGCTCATGATTATTTTGTTTTTGTAGTGCTCTATACATATAGTAGTTTTTTTCTGGATGTTAAAGATGGTATGCACAATTGAATACTAGTTGTGTAATACAGTCCTAGCTTTTTTGCTTATATTTTTTGTAACTTGTTTGTTCGTCACTAATCTCTAGTTTCTAGTTACTAGTTTTCGACAGTTCTACCATAAGTACTTTTGACAGTTTTCCATAGTTACTTACTAGTTACTATTTTCAGCAGTTTCATTAGTGTAAGCATCAGTATGAGCACCATCAGTTACAGTCTTGCTCTCGATCTTTTTATTATTATCTTTTTGACTTTTTCCTATGATTCAGGATGGTGTGCccaatttgttttgctcatttttgCAAGGTGGACAATGGTGAGAGCTTTGGCATGTTTTTTCCTGATGCTGACGAAACCTTTACGGTAAACTTTTTGTTTGATGCGACTTGCAAGTTgaccctcgacttgcaactggaTCTTTTTGTTTGATGCCACTTGCAAGTCGACTTTGCAAGTGGGTCTTTTTTGTTTGATGTCACTTGCAAGTCGACCCTCGATGTGCAACTAGGTCCTTTTGTTTGATGTCACTTGCAAGTCGACCCTCGACTTGCATCTGGGTCTTCTGTTTTCGTGCCACAGGCAAGTCGAGCCTCGACTTGCAACCGGGTCTTTTTGTTTGATGTCAAAGTCGAGCCTCGACTTGCGACTGGGTCTTCTGTTTTTCATGCCACTTGCAACTGGAAACTCGACTTGCAACTAGGTCTTTTTTGTTTGATGCCACTTGCAAGTTGACCCTCAACTTGCAACTGTGTCTTCTTGTTTGATGCCACTTGCAAGTCgaccctcgacttgcaactgggtCTTCTATTTTTTATGTCACTTGCAAGTGGaccctcgacttgcaactaggTCTTCTGTTTTCATCCCACTTGCAAGTGGACCCTCGACTTGCAACCGGGTCTTCTGTTTTCATCCCACTTGCAAGTGGACCGTCGACTTGCAAGTGGGGTCTTTTTGTTTGATGCCACTTGCAAGTGGACCCTCGATTTGCAACTTCGTCCTTTTTTATGCCATTTGCAAGTGGACCCTCCACTTGCAACCGGGTTCCTTTGTTTTTCATGCCACTTGCAAGTGGGATCCCGACTTGCAACTAGGTCGTTTTGATTGATGCCACTCTGCAAGTGGACCCTCGACTTGCAACTGCGTCTTCTATTTTTTTATGCCACTTACAAGTGGATTCTCGACTTGCAAACCGCGTTTCTTTGTTTTTCATGCCACTTGCAAGTGGACCCTCGAGGTGCAACTGGGTCTTCTCTTTTTTATGCCACTTGCAAGTGGACTCTCGACTTGCAACCGGGGTCTTTTTTGTTTGATGCCACTTGCAAGCCGGCCCTCAACTTGCAATTGGGTCTTGTTTGATGCCACTTGTAAGTCGACCCTCGGCTTGCAACCGGGTTCCTTTATTTTGGTGCCACTTGCAAGTGGACCCTTGACTTGCAATCGGGTCTTTTTTTATGCCACTTGCAAGTGGACCCTCGACTTGTAACTGCGGTTTTTTTGTTTGATACCACTTGCAAGTCgaccctcgacttgcaactgggtCTTCTGTTTTCATGCCACTTGCAAGTGGACCCTCGACTTGCAACTGAGTCTTTTCTGTTTGATGCCACTTGCAAGTAGACCCTCAGTTTTCAACTGGGTCTTCTTGTTTGATGCCACTTGCAAGTCGACCCTCAACTTGCAACTGGGTCTTCTATTCTTGATTCCACTTGGAAGTGGACGCTCGACTTTGCGATCCAGTTACTTGTTTCGTGCCACTTGCAAGCCGAGCCTCGACTTGCAACTAGGTCTTCTGTTTTCATACCACTTGCAAGTGGACCCTCTACTTGCTACTAGGTCTTTTTGTTTGATGCCACTTGCAAGTGGATCCTCGACTTGCAACCACGTCTTCTATTTTTTTGATGCCACTCTCAAGTGGACCCTCGACTTGCAATCGGGTTCCTTTGTTTTTCATGCCACTTGCAAGTGGATCCTTGACTTGCAACTACTTCTTCTAATTTTTTTATGCCACTGGCAAGTGGACCCTCAACTTGCAACCGGTTCCTTTGTTTTTCATGCCACTTGCAAGTGGATCCTCGACTTGCAACCAGGTCTTCTTTTTTTGATGCCACTTGCAAGTGGACCCTCGACATGCAACCGAGTTCCTTTGTTTTTCATGCCACTTGCAAGTGGGCCATCAACTTGCAACTGCGTCTTCTATTTTTTTTTTATGCCACTTGCAAGTGGACCCTCGACATGCAACCGGGTCTTCAATTTTCATGCCACTTGCAAGTGGATCCTCGACTTGCAACTGGGTCTTTTTTGTTTGATGCCACTTGCAAGTCgaccctcgacttgcaactgggtCTTCTTGTTTGATGCCACTTGCAAGTCGAGGGTAAGTCGACCCTCGACTTGCAACTCGGTCTTTTTGTTAGATGCCACTTGCAAGTGGACCCCCGACTTGCAACCAGGTCTTTCTTTTTTTGATGCCACTTGCAAGTGGACCCTCGATTTGCAACTGGGTCTTTTGTTTTCATACCACTTTCAAGTGGACCCTCGACTTGCCACTGTGTCTTTTTATTTGATGCCACTTGCAAGTGCACCCTCGTCTTGCAACTGCGTCTTCTATTTTTTTGATGCCACTTGCAAGTGGACCCTCGACTCGCAACCGGGTTCCTTTGTTTTTCATGCCACTTGTAAGTGGACCCTCGACTTGCAACCAGGTCTTCTTTCTTGATGCCACTTGCAAGTGGACCCTCGACTAGCACCGGGTTCCTTTGTTTTTGATGCCACTTGCAAGTGGACCCTCGACTTGCAACCAAATCTTCTTTTTTTGATGCCACTTGCAAGTAGACCCTCGACTTGCCACCGGGTCTTCTATTTTCATGCCACTTGCAAGTGGacccttgacttgcaactgggtCTTCTGTTTTGATGCCACTTGCAAGTGGAGCCTGGAGGTGCAACCGGAATTGAATTGTTACTCACAACAGCCAGAGGATTTGATGTTATTCCAAACTGATGGACCGGATAGGCGAATGAGTAAGGTGGAAGCATCTGCAGAAAATTAGCTTAGTTGCCTTGCATTTGAGAAAGCTTCAGGTCAAATACCATTCCAGGGTACCGGGAGCGCGTAGGCTACGATCAAAACATACAAGTAAGTTTATCTTTGTTTTTGTCCTCAATCAGGTTTTTCTAAGCTGGATCACACCTGAGTACCAATGTAGTCTCCTGCATAGATATCTTCATTTCTGCAAAATGCAATGTTTCAATGAATCAAAACTTTTGTTGGAATAGATATTCAAAAGGTTTATGCTTGTGTTTTGTATGTGAAGACTGAAAGTTGTAGTtgctttctttttttttcaacgaAAGATTTTGATCAGATGTAGGCTCCTATTTTTACATCAGTTGTAGCTGTCATCACTTGTATGGTGAAGACTGAAAGTTGAACCACAAcctgatacacaccatttttttacCTTAAAACAAGCAAACCACCGTTATATGATCCTATTTCTTACTTATCAGGTATAtgaacttatttatttatttttctgccaaCATGAAACAACACACTCTGATTTAGTCATCTAAGGAATTCTAACACAGATGATTGTAGTTAGTTTCAAagatttttctctctttttttacttgAGAATGGAGTGTTTCATTTACAAAATAAGCAATTTTTCCTAACAAGTTAAGTATGCTTTGTCATTTACTCCAGTCTGCAGATTTGTATGG
Above is a window of Triticum dicoccoides isolate Atlit2015 ecotype Zavitan chromosome 5B, WEW_v2.0, whole genome shotgun sequence DNA encoding:
- the LOC119311316 gene encoding uncharacterized protein LOC119311316, yielding MPLASRPSVFNWVFLFDATCKSTLNLQLGLLFLIPLGSGRSTLRSSYLFRATCKPSLDLQLGLLFSYHLQVDPLLATRSFCLMPLASGSSTCNHVFYFFDATLKWTLDLQSGSFVFHATCKWILDLQLLLLIFLCHWQVDPQLATGSFVFHATCKWILDLQPGLLFLMPLASGPSTCNRVPLFFMPLASGPSTCNCVFYFFFMPLASGPSTCNRVFNFHATCKWILDLQLGLFCLMPLASRPSTCNWVFLFDATCKSRVSRPSTCNSVFLLDATCKWTPDLQPGLSFFDATCKWTLDLQLGLLFSYHFQVDPRLATVSFYLMPLASAPSSCNCVFYFFDATCKWTLDSQPGSFVFHATCKWTLDLQPGLLS